Within Micromonospora parathelypteridis, the genomic segment GATCCTGTCGACGTTGCTGAAGGCCAACACCGGCACCGCGACAGTCCACGGCTTCGACGTCTCCTCGGCCCCGGGCGACGTACGCAAGTCGATCAGCCTTACCGGCCAGTTCGCCGCGGTCGACGGAGTGCTCACCGGCCGGGAGAATCTGGTCCTGGTCGCGAAGCTCCGCCATCTGAAGAATCCGGGTGCGATCGCCGACGACATGCTCGCCCGTTTCTCGCTCACTGATGCTGGGAATCGCCGGGCGGCGACGTACTCGGGCGGCATGCGTCGGCGGCTGGACATCGCGATGAGTCTTGTCGGGAACCCGCCGATCGTGTTCCTCGACGAGCCGACTACCGGACTCGACCCGCAGGCCCGCATCGAGGTCTGGCAGGCAGTCAGGCAGCTCGCCAACGATGGCACAACCATCCTGCTGACCACCCAGTACCTCGACGAGGCCGAGCAGCTCGCCGACCGGATCGCGATCCTGCACAAAGGCACGATCATCCAGAACGGCACTCTCGCCGAGCTGAAGCGACTCATCCCGTCCACCAAGGTCGAGTACGTCGAGAAGCAGCCGACCCTCGAGGACGTCTTCCTCGCCCTCGTCGCCGACCCCAGTGACACCGCCGACGAGGCAGCCATGCCCGCAGGAAGGGAATCCCGATGACCGCCCACGTCCTCAGCGACACCGCAACCCTCACCGGCCGCTCGCTGCGTCACATCCTTCGCAGCCCGGACACCATCATCACCACGGCGGTCACCCCGATCGCGCTGATGCTGCTCTTCGTGTACGTGCTGGGCGGTGCCATCAACACCGGAACCGACGAGTCGTACATCAACTACATGCTCCCGGGTATCTTGCTCATTACGATCGCAAGTGGCATCGCCTATACGGCGTACCGCCTGTTCCTCGACATGCAGGGCGGCATCTTCGAGCGCTTCCAGTCGATGCCGATCCCACGACCGTCCGTGCTATGGGCGCATGTCCTGACCTCACTCGTCGCCAACCTGGCCTCGATCGTGATCGTCACAGGCGTCGCGCTGATCATGGGGTTCCGCACCGGCGCATCCGTAGCCGACTGGCTCGCCGTCGCCGGCATCCTGATCCTGTTCACCCTCGCCCTCACCTGGGTCGCCGTGATAGCGGGCCTGTCCGCCAAGACCGTCGACGGTGCGAGCGCCTTCAGCTACCCGCTGATCTTTCTGCCCTTCATCAGTTCGGCGTTCGTCCCCACCGACTCGATGCCTGGCCCGGTCGCCTGGTTCGCCGAGAACCAGCCGGTAACGTCCATCGTGAATACCCTCCGTGTGCTTTTCGCGCAGCAACCCGTCGGCAACGACATCTGGATCGCCCTCGTCTGGTGCGCCGGCATGCTCGTGGCCGCCTACGTCGCCGCGACAGCGATCTACCGCAAGAAGATCAGCTAGCCG encodes:
- a CDS encoding ABC transporter permease, yielding MTAHVLSDTATLTGRSLRHILRSPDTIITTAVTPIALMLLFVYVLGGAINTGTDESYINYMLPGILLITIASGIAYTAYRLFLDMQGGIFERFQSMPIPRPSVLWAHVLTSLVANLASIVIVTGVALIMGFRTGASVADWLAVAGILILFTLALTWVAVIAGLSAKTVDGASAFSYPLIFLPFISSAFVPTDSMPGPVAWFAENQPVTSIVNTLRVLFAQQPVGNDIWIALVWCAGMLVAAYVAATAIYRKKIS
- a CDS encoding ABC transporter ATP-binding protein — encoded protein: MTTSTREPAIRVQAITKSYKDLHVLRGVDFDVAAGSIFALLGSNGAGKTTLVRILSTLLKANTGTATVHGFDVSSAPGDVRKSISLTGQFAAVDGVLTGRENLVLVAKLRHLKNPGAIADDMLARFSLTDAGNRRAATYSGGMRRRLDIAMSLVGNPPIVFLDEPTTGLDPQARIEVWQAVRQLANDGTTILLTTQYLDEAEQLADRIAILHKGTIIQNGTLAELKRLIPSTKVEYVEKQPTLEDVFLALVADPSDTADEAAMPAGRESR